aaatgttgaaaaaaatagCTTCAACTGCATAATGTGTTTTGCATATTTGCTTTTACAACAAGGCAATCATTATAGTGGTTTTCATAGTATAATTCAGTACTCCAGCTACACTCAATAAAGTGCATCTTATCTGTCAACAACCATTTAAAAATTTTGAAATTACTGCTGAGTTGCAAGAaacaaacattttgatttgaatAGGGTTTGAATTGGAAGCACTGACTAATTAACCCATTTACAATTTAAAAGTATATTACATTTTTTATAATCAGTGGCTTAAGTAGAATTCAGAAAATTATTACTGAACTATAACTATGACAGTTTTATGCATGTAATAGTAATATTATATTTTAAAAAGGTTCTTGCAGCAGATACAGCACAATTTTTTAACAAAACTCAGTTTCAGCTTTATTTGATTTTCCATTACCTTCCATAATATGAAGCCAAAAAACATCAACAACAGCAGTAATGCAGTAACTGTCAGGAAGACTATCCACCATGCCACTTTGATTAAGAGCTCAGCCTTTCTTTCAAGGAACACTGTCAGCTTCACCTATGAAACATGACATCATATACAGACTCAAAAATCACAATGATAATTTCAGATTGTAGGTTGCAGTTGTTTAAATCAATGTTCAAACCAGAAGGAGAGTAatatggaaaaaataaatgcttGCCTGAGTCTGGAGCTTTTCTGGTTTAAGTCCAATATTATCTGAAGAGTTGGTTAGACTCAGAGTAGCATCCACAACAATTTCAAGGTAGTTTAAAGAGCTGTAAtcctaaagggggaaaaaatatcATGATTCAGTGGTATTTGGGAACATTATTGATGGGTTGGCTGACAGAATGACCTACAAAGCCGAAACTTAAAACCTTAAACAGCcagtaaataattttttttgttttattagacTCGCAGAACGTTATGTGcccaagacacacacacacacacacatatatataaatccAAATGGTACAAGTTAAGCACCTCTGCCAAAGTTGCATTCCAGATGTGTGAATGCAAAACCACCAGTGCTGTACTATCCAGGCCCAGCAGAGGGCAGCGTATCTCCACACAGCTGAGTCCATCTGAGCAGGTCTAGATGAGAGAACAACAGGCCTGAGATAAGATACTAACAGATTACACCTTATAGGTAAATACATCAAAAATAGGTGAACTCACATAACATCTCTTCAGCATTGTGCTATGAATAGATTTTTCAGCCTAATAATAATTTCTTACCAAAGTTTTGTATTTTCTTCTTGTTGGAAGAAATGTAAATTCATCAGTAGAAAGAGCTTCAAGTTCAGCTTCACGTCTTTGTCTTGATGGAGTATTCCAACCCTTTATATCATACATTATCAGGTTAGAAATGTATTAGAAATATGGGTGAAATTGTAAGGAATTACAAAAAAGGTGGAGTTATATATACCTTTATATGTTTGAGTGGATTGACCTCGTTCACAGGTGAACAGGGGACAGACTGTACACCTTTACTGCTCACATGAGTCAAGTACAGGAGCCATTTTCCTAAAGAATTCTCCTTTGGCCAATAAATGTTTAGTGATGCATATGCAAAAGACTTCAGTGGTTTTCCTAAATTTATTatctgtttaaagaaaaaaggtgGACTTATGTGTGAACAAAATACATTCAAGCATTCAAAtgcattttacagtaaaatgatagtaaaaaacaacaaatgtttcCTTACTCTGAATTCATATTGAACTGACGGTCCAGCTTCATCCACTGTTTTTATGGCACTTTCACCCTTCAAGTTTTCACCAAGTGAGACTTGAGAAGGCCTGACTTGCCTGATGAAGAACAAAAGAATATGATTTATAATCATTTCTATCAATGTATGTGAGCATTATTATCAGATCAGGATTATTTTAATAAACTATCCTGAAAATCTTAATGCatactttattttaaaaaattctGCTCTTACCAGTGTCAAAATGACAAGAACGATATCTGcagaataaaagaagaagaagaacaaaaaaagtagACAGTACCCACCCATATACTTGCAAACCCAACTCAAAAACGACTTTGGCCAATACCTCAACTGGCTGTATGGTCTGTACACTTGTCCTATAACACGGGAATAAAAGAACAGATACAGTCCAATGATCCAATAACCAGTACCAGTTTCCGTGTTGATCAGCCTACGTACGTTTCAAGTTGCAAGGTGATGTTTAAGTCTTTTGTACTCAGCGAGATGCCAAAAGTTGCGAGTATGACATAAAATGTAACCTGAAGGGAACAAAATAACCATTCAGCACAAATGGtgaaaaacacatgaaataaaCTGAGCAGTGTTTCTCACCTCAGCATCTCTTTTGAGTGGGTTTCCAAGCTCGCAGTCTATTAGTGTTCCGTCATCATTGGCTGTACAACTCACTTGTGTGTCCTTTGGATTCAAGCAAACACATAAAAACGATGATATTCTATAGtaacaaaaccaaaccaaacttgtgctttcacagtagtttttgtctgtactcACTGCTGCCCCACTGTGGACAATAGCCGCATAGTGCAATGTATCTGGGAGCATAATGACTGAGTGACTCTGATGTGCGTCATCCCCGTTTCTGTTAGTCACAGTGATCTCCAAAGCTATGTCTTCACCAGAAGGAGTGATGACTGCAACACCGTCCTCTCTAAAGATGTGATACCACCCCAGATGAGTGGGTGGTTTGGGTAGAAGGTTTTAGTCTTTAATTATGTGTTTTGCTTTGACTGTTAGGAGTTCCAAAACAAGACTTTACTACTGTTTGGATAGTTCTGTTTACCTGACCAGTGATGTGAAAACCTCCTGaccattttgtgtctttttggagCAGAATTTGTGCTGTAACTGCAGGTTACTTTGGCAGATGTTGTCGCTGCCGCATCCATCATTTATTAGAATAATCTGTCGAAGAGGAAAATAGAGAAAAGCAGATGTTGTTAGTTTACTTTTCAAACTTGTCACACAAACAAGTTTTCACACAGAGAGTGATTCCTACAGTTCGAACGACAGCACCCACTAATCTTGAAGGTTGAAAAATTCTGACTGAAACCGAGGACACACAGTCACACCTCTGACACAGTGGTCTTCTGCTGGTAAAGGTCGAGGACAGGAGTAACGGTGGGCAGATCTGGACTCGCCCTGGTTGTCTCACTGGAGCTCAACAGAGACACAGTCACAGAGACGGGGATACTTTGCAGCCTGTCGTTGATGTTCGGCTGGAACAGAAAAGCTGGTTAAGCGTGAAACTGATGAGCATTTGGGGCCAAACTGCtgtaaaaaatgttgttttctgaGCAGGCTTTCTGTAAATAATTCATGAAATGGTAAACAACCAGCTCCAGACGTTGTTGCTTGGCCTTGGAAATGTTTATACAGTATTTCCACTGATATAGTGATATAGTACCTGAAGTCGGAGCTCAGTGTTTGTGCAGATTTGTCTCCCTTGTTCAAGCAGCTTCAGTTTTCCTTGAGAAGAACCCAGAAAGTCGATTCTGGGCCTTGAGTTTCTCCTGTCAGAATCAGCCTCAAAAGTGTAGTTGAACTCTGTGAAGTACATATACGACATCACAAACACTACGGACTTGTTCAGTTCTACTGACTGCACTTAATACGCTATTGATAAAATGAAACCCATCCCCCGTGCTACATAAAGTACAGCAACCTTGTAACTTCTTACTGCTTCTGTTGGTGCCACTATGGAAGCAACATCTTTCAAAATCACTGGGCAGCCAACAGCAGAGTAATATCACTGGTATATCCAAAAATTTGCTTTATTTCCTGAAAATGTTAAATGGCCTTTAACAAAAGAAGATTAAGTTTAGTGTGaagaaaagcaaagaaacagtAAGGAGACTCACTCAGTTTAGCGTTAAACAACGCTGGATGTGCTGTGTATGTAAAGCATGCCTGACCTTTAAAATAACTGGAGGTTTGTGCAAAGACAGGTTGGATTAAAATTCAGTAAGGTCACAAAAAGATCCTGTTACAATTTGTGCATTTGAGCATCTCACCACGTCTGCTCATCACACCGTTCCTTCATGATGTCTACTTGATTTGGTGTTATCTGAAGAGAGGCTCTGACACTCACAACCGGCCGTGCTCtgttcaaaacaaaaacatttagtGCTTTGTGAAAGTTAAACTGCTAAACAGAATAGATAACAGGGGTATTATAcataaaaatgtacatttttatgAAAAAAGTTAAGAAGCAGAGTAATTAGGAATATGAATATATAATGCCTTAAAGGATTAATGAATCAAACCTAAACTATGAAAAAGATAGTGATCATGAGGGACCATCATTTAATCTGAATACAAATGAAAAAAGTTAAACTGAATCTTCCCTgctttttagttttagttttggtCAACTCAACTGCACTAACCTACCGAAGTGAAATAAGTGTTTATTAAATAAACTCCATCTGCTGGTTTGCAAAAACGAACACTTAAGGAAACCACAGAGGAATATTGATTTAACTTGAAGTGATTGTATAGATCTTATAATATTACCTGAAAACAAAGACAGCGTCTGAGAGCGATCCAACAGCCAGATCGGGGTACTGATTGTCATCCACGTCCAGGTTACCAGTTAGAGAATATCCAAACAGATTTATTGTCTTCAATCCTGGTGAGAGTACCTAAAGAAGGAGAATAttatttctccagcttgtttatgAAGTCCGAATATTTCAAAACAGAGTTTTAAAGTGTTTCATTTACACAGTTAACAAGAATAACTCACTTGTGCTGCTTTTCTGTTGATACCATCTGATGAGCCGCAGTAAAGATACACCCGACCAGAGCCATCATATGGTGCTCCCACGGCAATATCTGTCAGTAAAGATGAAAACTTAAATCAGAGACAAAGACTCAAGTTTACTTTGTATTCAAGCAAGGAATGTTTGAATTAAGTTCCAACTGCAGACAAAAATACTGACCTCAAAACCTCATAATTTCTTTAACTTTCTTACTTACACACAACATTTTACTACACGAGTCAGTTGTGAACTCTGTCTTTTCATTCCACATGTTTTCAGCCTCTGTTAACCCAACACAAAACATGTAACGTTTGATATTCAAGCATTACAACCTCCGTAACCGTCTTGATTGATGTCTCCAATGTTTTCAACTGCAAGACCAAACATGGAGTCTTTATGTCCATGAAGAGGAATTGGAACAATCTCCTCCCAATGTTTCCCGTTGTTGTTAATATAGATAAAGACTGCTCCTCCAATCACATCGTCTTTCACAAAGAACTCAGGTGCTCCGACGGCAAGGTCCTCCCACCTGCACAGACCAAATGTTCACAACAGATGGTAACACACCAAGCTCATAATTAATACAATAAACAAAATCCTCTGCAAGCTTGCCAAGCATGTCTGATATCAACAGCTTCACAGCACTGCTTCTGCAGAGTTGCAGTCGGGATGTAGGAAAATGGAATTTTCAGCATGAAATTAAAACAGAAAGTGGAAGGTTGTGGCATAAACTGCAAACTGGATATGGTATACAGAATATTGTGTTTGAACAAAATTAAGGAAGTGACCAAAATAGATATCCTTTGCAGGATAAAATCTGCTATGTAAATTTAGATATTTCTTGTTATCAACAGCGTGGGAAATTGTCATGCTCCATGGGTGGTAAACAACTTCATAAATGCTTGAATAAGGATGATATCTGCTGGAActtttatgaacattttgcaattcattttttttattttgaacctCTAAAGAAAACATAACTatgataaatgtttttaaattatgGTCATGGCGATGAAAAATCACTGAGAACGGATGAGGAAACATCATCTGTTAAGCATGAATATCATTCTAGAAATCAAATAATGGCTTCACAGCGATGGACAAGACTCAAAGACTGACCAAATTAACCTGCTAAGGCATGCAAAAAGCAAATCTAACATTTTTCTTGGGTTCGGTTTTTTAGTCTATAGAATAAATTTACCCATCACTATTTAGATCCACCACTGCCACATCATAGCCAAAAGAAGAGGCCAGGCCCGGCCCTGAGAGAACCAGCTTGACAGACAAATTTCTCTCCGCCTCAGGGTCTGCCTCAAGGAATGCCACCTGGCCGCTGTAACCTCCTCGGGGTGCTCCTGATACAATCGTTAGCTCACCCTTCTTGATTAGGGCCATTCCAGAGTCAATAGAGAATCCTGGAGACATAAGAAGCTGCTTGACCGGAAAGTTCCCCTTTGTAACAACTGGAGTTTTAGCcatcatcacatcacatctAACTTTCATTAGATTTTTTAGACAAGGTTTAGATACAGATGTGTGCAGAAAGAAACTGACTCTGGCCGTCCAGGAAACTGACCCAGGTAGCTGTTTTTCTGGAGAGGAATGAGTTTCCGGTTAAACTGGTCTATGTCCCCAGTTTCGCGAGGAGCAACACCGAAGAGGTCCAGATTATCCAAGACCTCCATCCGTACAATTCCTTCGAGAAGCATTACAGGAGAAAATGAAATGATTTTAACAAGATTCAACAGTTTTGGACGTAAAATATATTGCAAATTATTTCATAGTTAAACATGTAAATTTTACCTTGACAATGTGAAAACAGTCAAGTGATAGCCGAAATGACTTAATGAAgatattaacacattgactcccaagtcacgtaaaactacgtttttactgcccatgcgttggctcccaaaccgtaaaaatacgttttttttatggattctgaatctatacattctaatgcacattctgtgtgatttttgtaattatgtgatgaacagaactgacatagatggcagtcaaaaactggtgtcatcatctggacattttgatcattacgccaatggctttgcgtcaactcaagaacaattttgataacgcagcattgattgttgtgcatttccgcattttgtccaatcgcacgtgtcggtttccagagggtggcggtaaagtaacataaacaaacaacaagaagtaGAAGAAAACACGCGACAAgtcaggaggcggtcttatgaacaggttagcttagcttagctttgcaACGTGCTGCGATCACGCTTGGAGGGAAAGGGaagccgatatctcagtttgttgttgattttggtggatacccgccttggtttagctaaggacagctcgctaatggcggcacctagagacacgcagttttgacccacaaagagtttaaagtctcagctttcaaacgagccataacatgtttcagtggccgtatcacataatatgctgtgactgtacaaaaaaagtcaaaaaatggtttagaacgctgggattcttcgacataattctgtaaaaaccgctggtagtcaatgtgttaaaaaagTATTGCTGCTGGTAAAAAAGCAGATCAAACTTTAGACACCCTACAACTATTGTTTCACATCAACATTTGAAAGAACAAGACTGCTGATGGGCTATATTTTCAAGTTGGCAAGTCAttataagagaaaaaaacagcaataaatCCATTCTGCAAACAACCatttacacatatatatatataaacccCAAAATTTCCATGTTTATCTAAAATGCAGTGACAgattttttaagcttttttccATATCACTTCTCATTAACCAGCATACCCCATATGTTTAATTTGAGCATGCACGGTTTTATTGTACCTTT
Above is a genomic segment from Odontesthes bonariensis isolate fOdoBon6 chromosome 13, fOdoBon6.hap1, whole genome shotgun sequence containing:
- the LOC142397171 gene encoding integrin alpha-6-like, translating into MAKRWHMVNLWIFWYCQTLNVAAFNLDTRNVLQKKGDPGSLFGFSVAFHQQLSPARKNLLLVGAPRAKHQNQVNVTGVVYWCDLSTTTERCQPIEFDNEEFLDSKGIHNQWMGVRVTSQGPGKNIMTCAHRYQEWSLSPSLYVPRLMTGQCYLLGDDFQVGDEERSWRRVVCDNEHLIQRQKDHEWFAYCQQGHGASFAKDNRSLLFGAPGAYQWKGIVRMEVLDNLDLFGVAPRETGDIDQFNRKLIPLQKNSYLGFSIDSGMALIKKGELTIVSGAPRGGYSGQVAFLEADPEAERNLSVKLVLSGPGLASSFGYDVAVVDLNSDGWEDLAVGAPEFFVKDDVIGGAVFIYINNNGKHWEEIVPIPLHGHKDSMFGLAVENIGDINQDGYGDIAVGAPYDGSGRVYLYCGSSDGINRKAAQVLSPGLKTINLFGYSLTGNLDVDDNQYPDLAVGSLSDAVFVFRARPVVSVRASLQITPNQVDIMKERCDEQTCYFKGQACFTYTAHPALFNAKLKFNYTFEADSDRRNSRPRIDFLGSSQGKLKLLEQGRQICTNTELRLQPNINDRLQSIPVSVTVSLLSSSETTRASPDLPTVTPVLDLYQQKTTVSEIILINDGCGSDNICQSNLQLQHKFCSKKTQNGQEVFTSLVREDGVAVITPSGEDIALEITVTNRNGDDAHQSHSVIMLPDTLHYAAIVHSGAADTQVSCTANDDGTLIDCELGNPLKRDAEVTFYVILATFGISLSTKDLNITLQLETTSVQTIQPVEVLAKVVFELGLQVYGQVRPSQVSLGENLKGESAIKTVDEAGPSVQYEFRIINLGKPLKSFAYASLNIYWPKENSLGKWLLYLTHVSSKGVQSVPCSPVNEVNPLKHIKGWNTPSRQRREAELEALSTDEFTFLPTRRKYKTLTCSDGLSCVEIRCPLLGLDSTALVVLHSHIWNATLAEDYSSLNYLEIVVDATLSLTNSSDNIGLKPEKLQTQVKLTVFLERKAELLIKVAWWIVFLTVTALLLLLMFFGFILWKQGGIRCPDLNKKPLKKLTTLKG